TAAATTTATTACTAAATTTTACAGATTCCAGTTCCATTTTTGAATCATCTTCTAGAAAAACAGTTTTTAAATTTTCAAATCGTTCCGGAAAATCAGTTAACGGCACAATTCTAACTTCACCCCGCACGCCGTGCGGGGCTGATATCTTACCTATAACAACTTTTTTCATACTAATTCCTAAACGCCAGAATTTTACCGTCTTCCAGTAAAACTTCAGAATTCATAATTTGAGGCAATTCATCCCCTACTTTTAATTCCACAATACGTTCAAATGTTCCTTGAACAATTTCCGACCCAATTTCTAAGTCTGATGTTTCTTTTAGTTTTTCTAATAAATGATTTTTCAGATCTAATCTTTTTTGTTTTTCCATCTCAACTTGTTGACGAATCGCCACTAGCCCTTGAGCATCTTGTTTAGCTTGTTCTGCCATAACACGTTTAGCATGAAAATCAATTTGTTGTAATTCTAAGTCAGTTTTTTTAAGGTTATCTTGTAATTCATTTGTTAATTGTTTTTTAAGATTTTCTGTTACTTTTGCTTTAATAGTAATTGGACATTTTATAGTTATACTTTCCATTTGAGTCCACCTTCATATTATTATTTTATAAACAAGTAGCGGCAAGACTTTCTAAATAGAAAATTTTGCCGCGTAAACACTAGACTATTTCAACAGTAACTTTTTTATTTTCAATAGTTGCTGCTGCTTTAACAACAGTTCGTAACGCTTTTGCAATACGACCTTGTTTACCAATAACCTTACCCATATCTTCTGAAGCTACACTTAGCTCATAAACTATGATGTTAGAGTCATTTTTTTCAGTTACTACTACTTGTTCAGGATTACTAACCAAGGCTTTGGCGATAACTTCAATAATTTTCTTCATCGATATTATGCCTCTTTCTTAGCTTTTTTTTGCTCATCCCATTTTTGCATGATACCAGCTTTACTAAATAAAGATTTTACAGTATCAGTAGGTTGAGCACCATTTTTCATCCAGTTGATTGCTTTTTCTTCATCAATTTTGATTACTGCAGGTTCAACAGTGGAATCATAGTGTCCTAAAATTTCAATAAAACGTCCATCACGTGGAGAACGTGAATCAGCTACAACCACACGATAGAACGGATTTTTTTTAGCACCCATACGGTTTAAACGAATTTTAACTGCCATTAATTTCACCTCCTTATATTATTATAGTTATTTCATAAATGGTAATTTAAAACCACCTAAGCCTTTACCAAACTTTTGTAAGCCCTTCATTTTTTTCATCATTTTCTTGGCTTCAACAAATTGTTTAATTAATTTATTAACATCCTGCACACGAGTTCCACTACCAGTAGCAATCCTCTTTCGTCTACTACCATTAATAATATTAACATCACGACGTTCTTTAGGCGTCATCGCATAAATAATAGCTTCAATGCGTTTGACTTCCTTCTCATCTATTTTAACATCGCCAATTTGCTTCTTCAAATTACCCATACCGGGAATCATATTTATAATCTGCTCAAAAGAACCTATTTTTTTAATTTGTTGCATCTGCGTTAAAAAATCATCTAACGTAAATTCATCTTTTAATAATTTTTGTTCTAAATCTTTAGTCTTTTCCAAATCAAAATTAGTTTGAGCTTTTTCAATCAAAGTGAGCATATCACCCATGCCCAAAATTCTTGAAGCCATTCGATCAGGATGAAATGGTTCTAACGCATCCAGTTTCTCGCCCATACCAACATATTTTATCGGGCAACCAGTTACCGCTTTAACCGATAAAGCCGCTCCACCTCTAGCATCGCCATCAAGTTTTGTTAAAATAACACCATCTAAGCCTAAATCAGCATTAAATGATTCTGCAACATTAACCGCATCTTGTCCTGTCATCGCATCAACAACCAACAATATTTCATGTGGTTTAGCAGTAGCTTTAACATCTTTTAGCTCTTGCATTAACTCTTCATTAATATGAAGACGACCGGCAGTATCAATTATAACAATATCATTAGCATATAAGCTAGCATGTTCCAACGCTTTTTCTGCAATTGTTATCGGATTATTACCCTCCGGTAAAGAAAACACCGGTATCTCTAACTGTTCGCCTAAAACCTGCAATTGCTTTATCGCCGCTGGACGATAAATATCAGCTGCAACCAACAACGGACGCTTAGATTGCTTTTTAAAATTCATTGCTAGTTTACCGGCAGTGGTAGTTTTCCCGGCACCCTGTAAACCGACAAGCATAATAACTGTTGGCGGTCTTGATGAAATGGCAATACGACTTTGAGTGCCACCCATTAAATCCGTTAACTCATCATTTACTATTTTTATGATAAATTGCGCTGGCGTTAAACTCTCTAAAACCTCTTTACCAATAGCTTTTTCTTTAACTTTAGCAATAAAATCTTTTACTACTTTAAAGTTAACATCAGCTTCTAACAACGCCATTCTTACTTCGCGCATAGCTTCATTGATATCTGTTTCAGTCAATTTACCTTGACCACGCAATTTTTTAAATGTTTCTTGCAGCTTATCAGCTAAGCCCTCAAAGATCATTTTATTCCTCCTTGTCATCACTTATTAAGCTTGACAACTTATGTATAACAATTTCCAGTTGATATTTTTTTTTGATATCATCCGGCAAATTTTTCATTATAGAAAAGATATCTTGGATACATTCCTGTTCTGTTTGATATCTTCTAACTAACCCTAATTTTCCTTCATAATCAACCAACATTTGTCTGGTACGATTTATAATGTCATATATCGCTTGACGTGAAACGCCAAATTCATCGGCAATTTCCGATAAAGAAAAATCATTAAGAAAATGCATCTCAATACACTTTCGTTGCTTATCAGTTAACAACGCACCATAAAAATCATAAAGTAAACTAACTTGTAAAAAAGATTCTAACAAATTTCTCACCAACTCACCTTATGCTTATAGCGACAAGTATTTTTCCTTTACCTTGTTTAGTATATAGATTGCCGATTAGTTTGTCAAGCTTTTTACTTGTCACCAAATAATGCTTTTGAAAACTCTTCGGGGTCAAACGGTCTTAAATCATTAACACCCTCACCGATCCCAATCCACTTCACCGGTATCTCTAGTTCAGATTTTATTGCTACAACAACTCCACCTTTAGCCGTACCGTCAAGTTTAGTCAAAACTACCCCGGTTAGCGGTGTTGCTTGCGAAAAAAGCTTTGCTTGATTAATAGCATTTTGTCCGGTAGTAGCATCTAACACTAACAATGTTTCATGTGGCGCTCCAGTAATTTCACGCTCTACAATACGATTAATTTTCTTTAGTTCTTCCATTAAATTAAATTTAGTATGAAGTCTACCAGCAGTATCAATTATTAAAACATCAGCCTCTTTAGACTTTGCTGATTTTAAAGCATCATACACAACGGCTGCTGGATCTGACCCTTCAGTATGTTTAATAACATCAACGCCAATTCTCCCACCCCAAATTTCTAACTGGTCAATTGCCGCCGCCCTAAAGGTGTCGCCGGCTGCTAAAACAACTTTTAAACCTTGTTCTTTATAATAGTTCCCAAGTTTTCCAATGGTAGTAGTTTTACCGACACCATTTACACCCACAACTATAATTACCGTTGGACCTTGCTTCGCATAATTAATTTTATAGTCACCATTGCTTAATAATTCTTTCAACTTAGCTTCAAGAAATGGTCTTAAATCTGCTGGTTCATTAATTTGCTTAGCTTTAATCCCATCTCTAACATCCTGCATTAAAATTGAGGTTGTTTTTATTCCAACATCAGCCATGATCAAAACTTCTTCTAATTCATCTAAAAAATCATCATCAATCGTTGCATAACCTATAACCAGTTTTTCTATTTTCTCTGTTAGTGTTTTTCTTGTCTTTTCTAGTCCTGATTTTAGTTTGTCAAAAAAGCCCATAAGGCACCTCCGCTTATTTAAAAGTCATCAATTTTTACTGATATAACCTTTGATACTCCCGAATCCTCAACTGTCACCCCATGCATAACATCAGCAGCTTGCATCGTTCCTTTGCGATGTGTTACAACGATAAATTGAGTATTGCGCGCATATTCTTGTAAGAAATTTGAAAACCTATCCAAATTAGCTTCATCTAATGGCGCATCTATCTCATCAACAACACTAAAAGGGGCTGGTTTGTATTTAAGAAAGGAAAATAGTAAGGCAATTACCGTTAATGCTCTTTCTCCACCTGACAATAAAACTAAGTTTTGCATTTTTTTATCGGGGGGCTGAACAATTATTTCAATACCTGTTTCCAATAAATTTTCTTTATCAGTTAACTTAATTTTAGCTTCGCCGCCGCCAAATAAACGCTTAAAGGTCTCGGCAAAATAAATATTAACCTTTTCAACCGCCTCCGCAAACTGCTTTGCCATATTAGCATCAATTTCAGCAATGACACTACTTAAATAGTCTTTAGCTTTGATTAAGTCATTAGATTGTTCTTGCAAAAAAACATAGCGTTCTTTAGCAGTTTTAAATTCCTCAATAGCATTATGATTGATTAAACCTAATTCTGCAATGTTTTTCTCCAACTGACGAAGCTTATACTTTACTTCAGATGTTGGTATTGCTAAAACACAAGCATCTACCTCAGTCAGCTTAAGTTGATGAATTTCCGTCAATTCTTCAGCACAACGATTCAACTCATATTCATATTTGGTCTTAAGCAATTCTAACTCATGTAAGTTATTTTGGCTTTCATTTAATTTTTTCCGTAATAATTTAATGTTTTTTTCAAACTGTTGTTGCTTATTAAGCAACTCCAACTTTGTTGCTTGTAGTAATGATTTCTTTTGCTCTAAATCAACTTTTTGAGTAATAGCACTATCGCCTTCTTGTTGACATAAATTTATCTGACCTTCTAATGTAAAATTGTGTTCTTCCAGTTGCTTGATAATATCACAATTTTGTTTAGATTTCGTTACTAATTCAAGCATACTATTTTGATATATCTCTTTTAATTCGTTATGACGGTTAAGTTTTGCTTCAAGCGCTTGTCTGAAAAGCTTGTTTTCATTGTATAAAATATTCAACTTTGCTAACTCTTGCTTTTGTTTTAACAAAAGCTCATTAACAGTTTTTGCTTTTTCTTCAACATCTTGATCATTATTTTCCAATATGTCAATTTCAGCTTTTAACTGGGTCAAGTTATCTTGAAGTTTTTTTATCGCTTGCTCATTAGGTAAATTACTTTCAGTGACAGCAACTATTTCCTGCTTGAGCCTTAACAATGCTTGAGCCTTATTATCAAGATAAACTTTTCTTTCGGCTAGTTCTACTGTTTTTGTCTTAGCTTGCTCTTGGACTAAAGTGGAATTTTCTTCAACTTTTGCAATATTTTTTTGCACCAATTGCTCAGCTTTAGTTTGCTGTAAAATTAATTGTTGCAATTGTTGAATCTCATCCTCTAACTTTGAAATTTCTGCTTCTCTATTTAAGAATGAGTTTTCTTGATTATACTTACCACCACCGCTTAAAGCTCCACCCGGCGTTAAAATTTCTCCATTTAAAGTGACAATTCTAATATTGTAATTCATCTTTCGTGCAAGTTTCATCGCACTATCAATATTATCAGCAATAATAGTTCGTCCTAACAAAAACCGTATTATATTTTTATATTGCTCATCACAACTTACGACTTTATCAGCAAAATCTATTATCCCAGTTTCTTGTAATATTTTTTCATCTTGCTTAATATTTTGTTTAATGTTCGGTATTGGCAAAAATGTAACGCGCCCTAACTTTTCTTCTCTTAAATAATTGATTGCACTTTTAGCAGTGTTTTCCTCTAAAGTTATTACATTTTGCAAAGAGCTCCCCAAAGCTATTTCAATAGCAGTAATGTATTCTTTCTTTACTTCAATAACTTCAGCAACAACACCACAAATGCCGTGAGACCAACTTTGATTAGCCTTCAATACCTCTTTTACACCTTTTCCAAAACCTTCATATGAATGTTGCATATGACTTAATACATTAAGTTTACTATTGTGAGAACTCAACAAATTATTATTTTTACTAAGATTGTTCTTAAGTAAATTATTCTCAGTACTATATTTTTGATGCAAAGTTTCCATTTCTTTAAGTTTTTCTGTTAAGGTATTGAGTTCCTTTTGCAAAAGTTCAAAATTAGTCTTATCCTGCTCTATCTCATTAACAAGAATTTCTTTTTGGGAAAGTTGCATTTTTAAATTTGCTTGTTCTTTTTCATTACTTTCAATTTTATTTTTTAAATCGGCTTCCAACAGCGATAATGAATTTTTAGAATTCAAAAGATTATAAGTATGTTTTTGGATTTTTTCATTAATATTTAAAAGTTCAATTTCAGTACTACTAATATTTTCTTGCAACATTACTATTTCGCCTTCTTGATGTTCCAATAAATAATTAGTTTTATCAAAATCAGCTAAGTCTTCACTGTGATATGTTATAATTTCGTCGATTTTTTCTTGTAAATCAATTTCTTTCTGCTTACATTCAACATTTTCCTGCGCTATTCTTTCAATATTGCTACAATTCTGATTAATTCTCTCTTGAAATAATGCCTGCTGGTTCTTAGCCGTATCAATTTTAGCACTAACAGTTTGCAATTCCTGTAACAAACTCTGGACATTAGTTTCAAGTTCAAAAAGTTCTATAGTAAGACGCTCTTGCGCAACTTCTTGCAAATTTATATTAGTTTCAATATCAATATTAGTACTTTTACCCTCACTAATTTTTTGTTCAGCTTCTACTAAAATTTTTTGATATTTCAAATATGAATCTGCTAATAGCGCGACCTGATACTTTTTATAATCAGTTTGAATTTCATTGTATTGTTGAGTTTTTTGAGCGTTGAGCTCTAAATTTTCTAGCTGACTTTCAATTTCAGCGATAATATCATAAACTCTCGTTAAGTTTTGTTGAGTTTCTTCAAGTTTTTTTAGTGATTCCTTTTTGCGATTACGAAATTTAGTTATTCCGGCAACCTCTTCAAAAATCAAACGACGTTCTTCCGGTTTACTATTTAGAATTTGGTCAACTTTATTTTGGCTGATAACACTCATTGCATCACGGCCAAGTCCACTATCAGCAAATAATTCATGAATATCTTTCAAGCGACAAGCTGCTTTATTGATATAATATTCACTATCACCCGAGCGAAATAGTCTACGCGTTACTTTTACTTCGTTAAAATCAATTGGTAATTTCCTATTAGTATTATCAAACAACAATGATACCTCAGCGACGCCTAGAGCTTTACGCCCTACTCCACCGGCAAAAATAATATCCTCCGCTTTGGCACCTCTTAAATTTCTGATGTTTTGTTCACCTAACACCCATTTGATCGCATCAGTAATATTACTTTTACCGCTACCATTAGGACCGACTATTGCCGTCACACCTTTACCAAATTCAATTTCCAACTTATCCGCGAACGATTTAAAGCCATATGCCTCTAATTTGACTAATTGCAAAGAAATCACCTTTCCAATTTTAAAAATCTATCATTACTTAAAAAGACCACCATCCGGTAGCCTTTAATCTTTTAATTTAAGCTTTTGCCAACAGCAAAATTAGCAATATTTCTAATAATCTCTTGTGGATCATATTGTGGAGCACTGATAAATTCTAAATCAAAATTAACACTCTTAATTTTGATTTTATCAATAATATGATGATTTGTTGTCAAAAACATATCTTCCGCAAAAGTATGGTTTATGTTTTCACTACTTCCATCTTTATGCTCTGCTTCTTTTATATATTTATTAAAAATTGCTTCTAATGACTCCAAACAATTACCGGCAGCATCATAAATAAATAAATGTTTTGGATCGCTGCTCGTTTTTATATTTTCATTTTCTAAACCATTTTCTTTTTTGACTGCAGTAACCCACTCTTTATCTATATCGATTTTAACATTGCTAATGTGTGGTTTTGCAATAATTTCTTCTGCAAAATCCACTTCATAAAGAAAAATACCGGCATCCTTAGCGAC
The sequence above is drawn from the Negativicutes bacterium genome and encodes:
- a CDS encoding YlqD family protein, producing MESITIKCPITIKAKVTENLKKQLTNELQDNLKKTDLELQQIDFHAKRVMAEQAKQDAQGLVAIRQQVEMEKQKRLDLKNHLLEKLKETSDLEIGSEIVQGTFERIVELKVGDELPQIMNSEVLLEDGKILAFRN
- the smc gene encoding chromosome segregation protein SMC, producing MQLVKLEAYGFKSFADKLEIEFGKGVTAIVGPNGSGKSNITDAIKWVLGEQNIRNLRGAKAEDIIFAGGVGRKALGVAEVSLLFDNTNRKLPIDFNEVKVTRRLFRSGDSEYYINKAACRLKDIHELFADSGLGRDAMSVISQNKVDQILNSKPEERRLIFEEVAGITKFRNRKKESLKKLEETQQNLTRVYDIIAEIESQLENLELNAQKTQQYNEIQTDYKKYQVALLADSYLKYQKILVEAEQKISEGKSTNIDIETNINLQEVAQERLTIELFELETNVQSLLQELQTVSAKIDTAKNQQALFQERINQNCSNIERIAQENVECKQKEIDLQEKIDEIITYHSEDLADFDKTNYLLEHQEGEIVMLQENISSTEIELLNINEKIQKHTYNLLNSKNSLSLLEADLKNKIESNEKEQANLKMQLSQKEILVNEIEQDKTNFELLQKELNTLTEKLKEMETLHQKYSTENNLLKNNLSKNNNLLSSHNSKLNVLSHMQHSYEGFGKGVKEVLKANQSWSHGICGVVAEVIEVKKEYITAIEIALGSSLQNVITLEENTAKSAINYLREEKLGRVTFLPIPNIKQNIKQDEKILQETGIIDFADKVVSCDEQYKNIIRFLLGRTIIADNIDSAMKLARKMNYNIRIVTLNGEILTPGGALSGGGKYNQENSFLNREAEISKLEDEIQQLQQLILQQTKAEQLVQKNIAKVEENSTLVQEQAKTKTVELAERKVYLDNKAQALLRLKQEIVAVTESNLPNEQAIKKLQDNLTQLKAEIDILENNDQDVEEKAKTVNELLLKQKQELAKLNILYNENKLFRQALEAKLNRHNELKEIYQNSMLELVTKSKQNCDIIKQLEEHNFTLEGQINLCQQEGDSAITQKVDLEQKKSLLQATKLELLNKQQQFEKNIKLLRKKLNESQNNLHELELLKTKYEYELNRCAEELTEIHQLKLTEVDACVLAIPTSEVKYKLRQLEKNIAELGLINHNAIEEFKTAKERYVFLQEQSNDLIKAKDYLSSVIAEIDANMAKQFAEAVEKVNIYFAETFKRLFGGGEAKIKLTDKENLLETGIEIIVQPPDKKMQNLVLLSGGERALTVIALLFSFLKYKPAPFSVVDEIDAPLDEANLDRFSNFLQEYARNTQFIVVTHRKGTMQAADVMHGVTVEDSGVSKVISVKIDDF
- the ftsY gene encoding signal recognition particle-docking protein FtsY is translated as MGFFDKLKSGLEKTRKTLTEKIEKLVIGYATIDDDFLDELEEVLIMADVGIKTTSILMQDVRDGIKAKQINEPADLRPFLEAKLKELLSNGDYKINYAKQGPTVIIVVGVNGVGKTTTIGKLGNYYKEQGLKVVLAAGDTFRAAAIDQLEIWGGRIGVDVIKHTEGSDPAAVVYDALKSAKSKEADVLIIDTAGRLHTKFNLMEELKKINRIVEREITGAPHETLLVLDATTGQNAINQAKLFSQATPLTGVVLTKLDGTAKGGVVVAIKSELEIPVKWIGIGEGVNDLRPFDPEEFSKALFGDK
- the ffh gene encoding signal recognition particle protein, which translates into the protein MIFEGLADKLQETFKKLRGQGKLTETDINEAMREVRMALLEADVNFKVVKDFIAKVKEKAIGKEVLESLTPAQFIIKIVNDELTDLMGGTQSRIAISSRPPTVIMLVGLQGAGKTTTAGKLAMNFKKQSKRPLLVAADIYRPAAIKQLQVLGEQLEIPVFSLPEGNNPITIAEKALEHASLYANDIVIIDTAGRLHINEELMQELKDVKATAKPHEILLVVDAMTGQDAVNVAESFNADLGLDGVILTKLDGDARGGAALSVKAVTGCPIKYVGMGEKLDALEPFHPDRMASRILGMGDMLTLIEKAQTNFDLEKTKDLEQKLLKDEFTLDDFLTQMQQIKKIGSFEQIINMIPGMGNLKKQIGDVKIDEKEVKRIEAIIYAMTPKERRDVNIINGSRRKRIATGSGTRVQDVNKLIKQFVEAKKMMKKMKGLQKFGKGLGGFKLPFMK
- a CDS encoding KH domain-containing protein, giving the protein MKKIIEVIAKALVSNPEQVVVTEKNDSNIIVYELSVASEDMGKVIGKQGRIAKALRTVVKAAATIENKKVTVEIV
- a CDS encoding YlxM family DNA-binding protein gives rise to the protein MLESFLQVSLLYDFYGALLTDKQRKCIEMHFLNDFSLSEIADEFGVSRQAIYDIINRTRQMLVDYEGKLGLVRRYQTEQECIQDIFSIMKNLPDDIKKKYQLEIVIHKLSSLISDDKEE
- the rpsP gene encoding 30S ribosomal protein S16, which gives rise to MAVKIRLNRMGAKKNPFYRVVVADSRSPRDGRFIEILGHYDSTVEPAVIKIDEEKAINWMKNGAQPTDTVKSLFSKAGIMQKWDEQKKAKKEA